The Inediibacterium massiliense genome has a segment encoding these proteins:
- a CDS encoding alanine/glycine:cation symporter family protein codes for MEGFLALVGKISGWIWGIPMLIILVGGGIWMTFALGFFQFRYFPFIMKETFGKIFAKVEGEGTISPFQAATSALASTIGASNIVGVPVAIAFGGPGAIFWMWVTAILGSALKFSEIILGIKYREKNPQGEYVGGPMYYLRKGLKSPLLAGIFAFCLMIEIVPSIATQTVSVVQTASTIGISVWVTGAVVAIIVGLVVYGGIKRIAQVTEKLVPFMALLYFIGALIIILSNISKLPMAIGLIFKHAFTPIAAAGGFTGAGIAATMRWGIARGVYSNEAGMGTAPVAHCAAVTDHPARQAMWGIFEVIVDTLVVCTTTAIVVLVTGLWKTVPASEAASIPARAFQGLMGEALGGTIVTISILLFVLSTIIVIVYYGEKQAEYLFGTQFSRIMRFVYIIAIFLGAVGGLEFLYQFLDILLAAVIIPNVIGLLFMTKEIRQIKDEFFYDPKYYPGARIKNRK; via the coding sequence ATGGAAGGATTTTTAGCCCTTGTTGGGAAAATCTCAGGATGGATTTGGGGTATACCCATGCTGATTATTTTAGTAGGTGGAGGTATATGGATGACTTTTGCTTTAGGATTTTTTCAATTTCGCTATTTTCCGTTTATTATGAAAGAAACCTTTGGAAAGATCTTTGCAAAAGTAGAGGGAGAAGGAACCATATCTCCATTTCAAGCTGCAACCTCTGCATTAGCATCAACGATAGGGGCGTCTAATATTGTAGGAGTTCCAGTAGCTATAGCTTTTGGAGGACCAGGAGCAATATTTTGGATGTGGGTAACTGCAATTTTAGGATCTGCATTAAAATTTTCAGAAATTATATTAGGAATAAAATATAGAGAAAAAAATCCACAAGGAGAATATGTTGGAGGTCCTATGTATTATTTAAGAAAAGGACTTAAATCTCCATTATTAGCTGGAATATTTGCATTTTGTTTGATGATTGAGATTGTACCATCTATTGCAACACAAACCGTATCTGTTGTACAAACAGCATCTACTATAGGTATATCAGTATGGGTAACAGGAGCAGTAGTAGCAATTATAGTAGGTTTAGTAGTATACGGAGGAATCAAAAGAATTGCTCAAGTAACAGAAAAATTAGTTCCTTTTATGGCACTTTTATATTTTATAGGAGCTCTAATTATTATATTATCCAATATTAGTAAACTTCCTATGGCAATTGGACTTATTTTTAAACATGCGTTTACTCCTATAGCAGCTGCTGGAGGATTTACTGGAGCAGGAATTGCAGCTACTATGAGATGGGGGATTGCTAGAGGTGTTTATTCTAATGAAGCAGGTATGGGTACTGCACCAGTAGCTCACTGTGCTGCTGTAACGGATCATCCTGCTCGTCAAGCAATGTGGGGAATTTTTGAAGTTATTGTAGATACATTAGTTGTATGTACTACAACTGCTATAGTTGTTTTAGTGACAGGATTATGGAAGACAGTTCCTGCTTCAGAAGCTGCTTCTATACCAGCTAGGGCTTTTCAAGGATTAATGGGAGAAGCATTGGGAGGTACTATTGTTACCATTAGTATTCTTTTATTTGTATTATCTACCATTATTGTGATTGTATATTATGGAGAAAAACAAGCAGAATATCTTTTTGGAACTCAATTTTCAAGAATAATGAGGTTTGTATATATTATTGCCATCTTTTTAGGTGCAGTTGGAGGACTAGAATTTTTATACCAATTCCTTGACATTTTACTTGCAGCTGTTATTATTCCAAATGTGATAGGACTGTTGTTTATGACAAAAGAAATTAGACAAATTAAAGATGAATTTTTTTATGATCCCAAGTATTATCCAGGAGCAAGAATTAAAAATAGAAAATGA
- a CDS encoding aldehyde dehydrogenase family protein encodes MDARKYMEELVGKSRAAQIEFENFTQEQVDAIVKAIGRVVYDHAEELAKMAVEETGMGVYEHKVAKNKGKSKTIWNSLKGKKSVGIIGRDPENGIVEVAKPMGVVGAVTPTTNPIVTPMCNSMFAIKGRNSIIIAPHPRAKKCSTYTVQLINEAIKKYNAPQNLIQVIEEPSIEKTNLLMNAVDVVVATGGMGMVKAAYSSGKPSYGVGAGNVQVVVDREMDFDDVATKIITGRTFDNGIICSGEQTVIAHEDDYDGLIEAFKKNGAYYVNDPKEKEAFRNTIFIDGVINKDVVGQSPQKVAELAGINIGEDVKVILIEADGIGHEDVLCKEKMCPVMATFKCKTFEEGIHIAQTNLNLEGKGHSAAIHSNNQEHIDYAGLNLTVSRLVVNQPSSTTAGGSFFNGFAPTTTLGCGSWGNNSISENFTYKHMMNISRIGHYVCDRVVPTDEELWA; translated from the coding sequence ATGGATGCAAGGAAATATATGGAAGAATTAGTAGGGAAGTCAAGAGCTGCACAAATAGAATTTGAAAACTTTACACAAGAACAAGTAGATGCAATTGTAAAGGCTATAGGAAGAGTAGTATATGACCATGCAGAAGAACTTGCAAAAATGGCTGTAGAAGAAACAGGAATGGGTGTATATGAACATAAAGTAGCTAAAAACAAAGGAAAATCTAAAACGATTTGGAATAGTCTAAAAGGGAAAAAATCTGTAGGAATTATCGGCAGGGATCCAGAAAATGGTATTGTGGAAGTTGCAAAACCTATGGGAGTTGTAGGAGCTGTAACACCTACTACAAATCCTATTGTAACACCTATGTGCAATTCTATGTTTGCTATTAAGGGAAGAAACTCCATCATTATAGCACCTCATCCAAGAGCTAAAAAATGTAGCACGTATACAGTACAATTAATCAATGAAGCTATTAAAAAATACAATGCCCCACAAAATTTAATACAAGTGATTGAAGAACCATCAATTGAAAAAACAAATTTATTAATGAATGCTGTAGATGTAGTTGTAGCCACAGGCGGAATGGGTATGGTAAAAGCTGCTTATAGTAGTGGAAAACCTTCCTATGGTGTAGGGGCAGGAAATGTTCAAGTAGTTGTAGATAGAGAGATGGACTTTGATGATGTTGCAACTAAAATTATCACTGGAAGAACTTTTGACAATGGAATCATCTGTTCAGGAGAACAAACAGTCATTGCGCATGAAGATGATTATGACGGATTAATAGAAGCATTTAAGAAAAATGGTGCTTATTATGTAAATGATCCTAAGGAAAAAGAAGCTTTTAGAAACACTATATTTATAGATGGTGTGATTAATAAGGATGTAGTAGGACAATCACCACAAAAGGTTGCAGAGCTTGCAGGAATTAATATAGGAGAAGATGTGAAAGTTATTTTAATAGAAGCAGATGGAATTGGTCATGAAGATGTTTTATGCAAAGAAAAAATGTGTCCTGTTATGGCTACTTTTAAATGTAAAACATTTGAAGAAGGAATTCATATTGCACAAACAAATTTAAACTTAGAAGGAAAAGGACATAGTGCAGCAATTCATTCTAATAATCAAGAACATATAGATTATGCTGGTTTAAATCTTACAGTAAGTAGATTGGTAGTGAATCAACCGTCTTCTACTACTGCAGGAGGAAGTTTCTTCAATGGATTTGCACCTACGACTACACTAGGATGTGGATCATGGGGAAATAATAGTATATCTGAAAACTTCACTTATAAACATATGATGAATATATCAAGAATCGGACATTATGTATGTGATAGAGTAGTTCCTACAGATGAAGAATTGTGGGCTTAG
- a CDS encoding LysR family transcriptional regulator has translation MEINLELYKNFYYVGKYMSFSEAAKELYISQSAVSQSIKALEEKLDIKLFVRHTKKVKFTSEGEALFDYIKNAFHFIHLGENFIASIHTLDTGEVKIAASDTICKYYLLSYIKKFHEAFPNIKIQLINKPSPLCANLLYEGKVDLAVVNVFEQKNKDIKYTEIKKIQDVFIAGKSYKHLKNVQISLKNLENYPFLSLKKNSTTRNFFEDFLQTNQVSILPEIELESIDLLIELTKIGLGISFVMEDAIQTLTKTDDIFILNVVPKPPSRSIGILTHKKIPLSTAARNFLSLLIN, from the coding sequence ATGGAAATCAATTTAGAGCTTTATAAAAATTTTTATTATGTAGGAAAATATATGAGTTTTTCTGAGGCAGCTAAAGAATTATATATTTCTCAATCTGCTGTGAGTCAGTCTATTAAGGCCTTAGAAGAAAAATTAGATATTAAACTCTTTGTTCGCCATACAAAAAAAGTCAAATTTACTTCTGAAGGAGAAGCTTTATTTGACTACATAAAAAATGCTTTTCATTTTATTCATTTAGGAGAAAATTTCATTGCATCCATTCATACTTTAGATACAGGAGAAGTAAAAATTGCTGCCAGTGATACGATTTGTAAATATTATCTTTTATCTTATATAAAAAAATTCCATGAAGCTTTTCCAAATATTAAAATTCAACTTATCAATAAACCATCTCCTCTTTGTGCAAATCTTTTGTATGAAGGAAAAGTAGATCTAGCCGTAGTAAATGTTTTTGAGCAAAAAAATAAAGATATAAAATATACAGAAATCAAAAAAATACAAGATGTATTTATTGCAGGGAAATCTTATAAGCACTTAAAAAATGTACAAATTTCTCTAAAAAATCTTGAAAATTATCCTTTTTTAAGTCTTAAAAAGAATTCTACCACTAGAAATTTTTTTGAAGATTTCCTGCAAACCAATCAAGTATCTATCTTACCTGAAATTGAATTAGAAAGTATTGATCTTTTAATAGAACTTACTAAAATTGGACTGGGAATATCTTTTGTGATGGAGGATGCTATCCAAACACTTACTAAAACTGATGATATTTTTATATTAAATGTAGTTCCAAAGCCCCCCAGTAGAAGCATAGGAATTTTAACTCACAAAAAAATTCCACTCTCTACTGCTGCAAGAAATTTTTTGAGTTTGTTAATTAATTGA